One genomic segment of Oncorhynchus kisutch isolate 150728-3 linkage group LG15, Okis_V2, whole genome shotgun sequence includes these proteins:
- the LOC116353645 gene encoding uncharacterized protein LOC116353645, whose amino-acid sequence MTKEQLAKLCKTIVTFIAQTTLQILLPALARVLGVKDFADDDTDSPKRGGSARSFAAFDKERLELIQEVRYLAKKMYKGGTGAQHLRSLTPSSKSSQTSVKVHLGMTEDRIIKSVQEQLSDHNILSSCPPELTVGLIKVVVEQLNSALSATISRAISGRSSPISSGTQAAEQMVNMVQKCFDDHTTPEDQSSTSVLESCIPPATEEVMTVIAEMVGELEKEDPELAKVFREVAVKVKMLASGSDLVVEHLDVEDSPVPEELNIICTSCKAMMQNLGTLFSVKFKTKASKAVSEILVRRLMSDISGMVQPSHSFSTTPSLMNASSPSDRILDSAATELIQIKVESETSKIIDNFVEDVKDIVQYAELDQPTSTQRDTQVGHCTTKRKPFRAARRLCERLQAKLETLFLRMGGAPVQGEELMEKADSSAVLLEHTDSSDLPVSILSLPSPCRSESPISERSSSSLSDGCDSTGSVGEKTPEQPETSKSEAILQVVNSTGLGSLRKCQSENSQPLLSLCDSNMVPCTKEVLSQIVTMYRSEVADLECTSSVAEGSSSNSLEVCGFLDSVMSYLEDMPVSGSSWVEGLRDTPASVIEKLSSEEFQMNATNEVRKILIKSVSSFPSKVSSSQTDSQMLPAKSTISLRHTDITAFEIVGSITNDMKSLFPPTESSTTLWQADSMLQQSDEKTSEYTEATPKGSQSGLEVSEKKIWTTAKTIYHNVKTKMRNYFTWQNQVKATTAQAKKTLSHILVSIQKELSKSDQTVTALSQIENVVGMMLKDVERVSSECGEELIYQASQRSSSSLSSSSARSKKSEWEFSLPGTPISSDLPECITQPIVRCSVIDMGKSTKPKTLVCDARESMSAIVDTIIKEVHPEEEGEVAFHPDLTAAIARLEELISQGRIGALSRDLTHQVNRIISESNLTPLVLTVAAGKSASDTVLTELKRNDKTVGKPTAYKLVQLFAEESVKRLLLPSLVPSTASMSLAQGVSVPASVSEDRISCSFSTSAFSDTVSLFTKVMVSQVMDSVVSDAQSRGSSPTGTVTDIGSLLSGKSYPLPSFSAISMTTSGTSNAARGFEANIDAEERDTISCFGVPQSIVCDQNSTSPDVASLSTPSTDNLVGDDDFTGLISMLVVRLLSKIQTQTDLYPTDVTRTSQDLIPKVIAAFCAWSGCSETQAYPKNLKSHKVYSTVYKHLLKEFGSEKILQLAVSTQDSTFNRILVKSLSKELLHSCNEASRAASRTSFEATRPEALLMAEDVKATRGKLSFLQRLARLKFDLKPFMMGNKKDSKKNSRHSESKDQTTAEDIILAHPGLPEGLPSTSQQEKPRKRPLLIRMFSTISIGLSKPFKQFSKQA is encoded by the exons ATGACGAAGGAACAGCTTGCCAAATTGTGCAAGACAATTGTAACCTTCATCGCACAGACCACCCTGCAGATCCTGCTGCCAGCCCTGGCCCGCGTACTTGGGGTAAAGGACTTTGCTGACGACGACACTGACTCACCCAAGAGGGGTGGCAGTGCAAGATCCTTTGCTGCCTTTGACAAGGAAAGACTGGAGCTCATCCAGGAAGTTAGATATCTGGCGAAGAAAATGTATAAGGGCGGCACAGGGGCTCAACATCTCAGGTCCCTAACACCCTCTTCTAAGAG TTCCCAGACCTCAGTGAAAGTCCACCTGGGAATGACAGAGGACAGAATCATCAAAAGTGTCCAGGAGCAACTGTCTGATCATAATATCCTGTCCTCTTGCCCACCTGAGCTGACTGTTGGTCTTATCAAGGTGGTGGTCGAACAGCTTAACTCTGCCCTCTCTGCGACCATCAGCAGAGCCATTTCAGGGCGGTCCTCCCCTATTTCTTCTGGTACCCAGGCCGCTGAACAAATGGTCAACATGGtccagaaatgttttgatgatCACACCACCCCAGAGGACCAGAGCTCTACCTCTGTATTAGAGTCATGCATTCCACCTGCAACAGAAGAAGTGATGACTGTTATCGCAGAGATGGTGGGTGAATTGGAAAAAGAAGATCCGGAATTGGCTAAGGTTTTTCGAGAAGTGGCTGTGAAAGTTAAAATGTTGGCATCTGGCAGTGACCTTGTAGTGGAGCACCTGGATGTTGAAGACTCTCCTGTTCCAGAGGAGCTGAACATAATATGTACATCTTGCAAAGCAATGATGCAAAATCTTGGCACTCTGTTTAGTGTGAAGTTCAAGACCAAAGCCTCAAAGGCTGTGAGTGAAATTCTTGTGAGAAGGTTAATGAGCGATATCTCTGGTATGGTTCAACCTTCTCATTCGTTTAGTACCACTCCAAGCTTGATGAATGCATCTAGCCCTTCTGACAGGATCCTTGATTCTGCGGCCACTGAGCTCATACAGATCAAAGTAGAATCTGAGACATCAAAAATAATTGATAACTTTGTTGAAGATGTCAAGGACATTGTGCAGTATGCTGAATTAGATCAGCCAACAAGCACCCAGAGAGATACCCAAGTGGGACACTGTACGACAAAGCGGAAACCCTTCCGTGCAGCTCGTAGACTCTGCGAGAGACTTCAGGCAAAGCTGGAGACATTGTTCCTCAGAATGGGTGGAGCTCCAGTCCAAGGGGAAGAACTTATGGAAAAAGCTGACTCCAGTGCTGTGCTTCTGGAGCATACTGACTCCAGTGATCTGCCTGTTTCAATCCTGAGCTTGCCTTCCCCATGTAGGAGTGAATCCCCTATATCAGAACGTAGTTCATCTTCTTTATCTGATGGATGTGATTCAACTGGCTCTGTAGGAGAGAAAACACCAGAGCAACCTGAAACCAGTAAGAGTGAGGCAATACTGCAAGTGGTCAACTCAACAGGACTTGGTTCTCTCCGTAAATGCCAAAGTGAGAACTCTCAACCattactgtctctctgtgattCCAACATGGTGCCCTGCACCAAAGAGGTCTTGTCCCAGATTGTGACCATGTATAGGTCAGAGGTGGCAGATTTGGAATGCACATCATCTGTTGCAGAGGGTTCCTCTTCCAACTCCCTTGAAGTCTGTGGCTTTTTGGACAGTGTCATGTCTTATCTAGAAGACATGCCTGTGTCTGGTTCTTCATGGGTGGAAGGATTGAGAGATACTCCAGCCTCAGTCATTGAGAAACTCTCCAGTGAGGAGTTCCAGATGAACGCTACCAATGAAGTGCGAAAAATACTGATCAAATCAGTCAGTAGCTTTCCCAGCAAAGTCAGTTCCAGCCAGACAGATTCTCAGATGTTGCCAGCAAAATCAACAATTTCCTTAAGGCATACAGATATAACTGCTTTTGAAATCGTTGGGTCAATTACAAATGACATGAAGAGCCTTTTCCCACCCACAGAGTCTTCTACTACTCTATGGCAGGCAGACTCTATGCTTCAACAGAGTGATGAGAAAACCTCAGAGTACACTGAGGCCACACCCAAAGGCTCACAGTCTGGTTTGGAAGTATCTGAGAAGAAGATCTGGACAACTGCAAAGACTATTTACCACAATGTGAAGACAAAGATGAGGAATTATTTTACATGGCAAAATCAAGTcaaagcaacaacggctcaagcCAAAAAGACCCTCAGCCATATTCTGGTTTCAATTCAGAAAGAGCTGTCAAAATCTGACCAAACGGTGACTGCGCTTTCACAAATAGAGAATGTGGTTGGAATGATGCTGAAGGATGTTGAAAGGGTAAGCAGTGAATGTGGTGAGGAACTGATCTATCAAGCGTCACAGCGTTCTTCCTCCTCGTTGTCATCCTCATCTGCCAGATCAAAGAAGTCAGAGTGGGAATTTTCACTCCCTGGCACTCCCATCTCTTCTGATTTACCAGAGTGTATTACTCAGCCCATTGTGAGATGCTCAGTCATCGACATGGGCAAATCTACTAAGCCAAAAACATTGGTGTGTGATGCCAGGGAAAGCATGTCTGCAATAGTGGATACCATCATAAAGGAGGTACAtccagaggaagaaggggaggttGCATTCCACCCTGATCTAACAGCTGCAATAGCAAGACTGGAGGAGCTCATATCTCAGGGTAGGATTGGTGCTCTCTCACGTGATCTTACTCACCAAGTCAACCGCATCATTTCTGAGAGCAACTTGACCCCTCTGGTTCTGACAGTGGCGGCTGGAAAGAGTGCATCCGATACAGTCCTTACTGAGCTGAAGAGGAATGACAAGACGGTGGGGAAGCCCACAGCTTACAAGCTGGTTCAGCTTTTTGCAGAGGAGTCTGTGAAGCGCCTCTTGCTTCCTAGCCTTGTGCCCTCTACAGCTTCAATGAGTTTGGCTCAGGGAGTTAGTGTGCCGGCTAGCGTATCTGAAGATAGGATTTCATGTTCTTTTTCTACATCAGCATTTAGTGACACAGTCAGCCTGTTTACCAAAGTAATGGTAAGCCAGGTCATGGACTCTGTGGTTTCTGATGCACAAAGCAGAGGGTCATCTCCAACCGGAACTGTAACTGATATAGGCAGTCTACTGAGTGGTAAGTCCTACCCTCTGCCATCTTTCTCCGCCATCAGCATGACAACAAGTGGGACCTCCAATGCTGCACGAGGCTTTGAGGCCAACATAGATGCTGAGGAAAGGGATACCATCAGTTGTTTCGGTGTACCTCAGAGCATTGTTTGTGATCAGAATTCAACCAGCCCGGATGTTGCCTCGCTTTCAACCCCATCCACTGACAACTTAGTCGGTGATGATGACTTCACCGGCCTCATCAGCATGTTAGTGGTGAGACTTCTGTCAAAAATCCAAACCCAAACTGATCTGTACCCAACTGACGTCACACGCACGTCACAAGACCTGATTCCAAAAGTTATAGCTGCCTTCTGTGCATGGTCAGGCTGCTCTGAGACCCAAGCTTATCCCAAGAACCTGAAGAGTCACAAAGTATACAGCACCGTCTACAAACATCTGTTGAAGGAGTTTGGCTCAGAGAAAATACTCCAACTGGCCGTGTCGACTCAGGACTCCACATTCAATAGGATTCTTGTGAAGTCATTGAGCAAGGAGCTTCTCCACAGTTGTAACGAGGCATCAAGAGCAGCCTCAAGAACATCTTTCGAAGCCACCAGGCCAGAAGCTCTTCTCATGGCTGAAGATGTGAAGGCTACCAGAGGGAAGCTGTCTTTCCTACAAAGGCTTGCCAGACTGAAATTCGACTTAAAG CCATTCATGATGGGAAACAAGAAGGATTCCAAGAAGAATTCCCGCCATTCTGAATCCAAAGACCAGACTACTGCTGAAGATATCATAT TGGCACATCCTGGACTCCCAGAGggtcttccctccacctctcaacAGGAGAAGCCTCGCAAACGTCCCCTTCTAATCAGGATGTTTTCCACCATCTCCATAGGCCTATCCAAGCCATTCAAACAGTTTTCAAAGCAAGCTTAA